AGCAAGGTGGAAGATGAGGGCTACGATGCCACCGTGCACCGGGTGAACCTGCATGCAAAAGTGTCGTACGCGTTCGTGTGTGTCATCATGTGTCTGATCGGCATGGGGCTGTCCGTGCGCCAGGGGGCGGGAAAGGGCATTTTCTTCAACGTCACGTATGGTATCGCCCTGGCATTTTTTTACTGGGTAGCGCACAGTTTCTGCCTCTCCCTGGGATACGGCGAAATGCTGCCCCCCCTCGTGGCGGCGTGGGTGGCCAACTTCATTTTTATGATCCTCGGCTTTCTCATCTTAGTGTATGCCGAATAGGATTCGTGCCGGGTAGGAGGGTGCCGCAGGCAGGACGCGTAAAACAAGCAGTTTTAGAAAGAAACCGCAAAAGAGAATGAACGTAAAAAGACACATCGAAGCGATCATGCGGGGCGAAACCGATGCGGGGCCTGCGTGGATACCATCCGCCCTGTCGGCAGTAGCTTTTCTTTACGCGGCGGGGGTTAAGCTGCGCAAGTCGGCCTATGCAAAGTCATGGCTCAAAACACGCCGCCTCGACTGCATGGTCATCTCCGTCGGTAACCTCACCCTGGGGGGGACGGGCAAGACACCGATGACCATCTATCTGGCCCGGCTATTGCGGTCGTACGGACACCGGGTCGTCGTCATCAACAGGGGGTACAAGGGCACGGCCCAGGAACGGGGCGGGGTGGTGAGCGACGGGAAGGTCGTGTCGATGCAGGCTTCCGCATGTGGCGACGAAGCCTTTATGATGGCCGGGAGCTTGAAAAACGTCCCCGTGCTGGTGGGTCGCGACCGCCACGCTGTCGGCAAAAAGGCGATCGAGCTATTCAATCCTCAGGTCATTCTGCTGGATGATGCTTTTCAGCATGTCCGGCTCTACCGGGATCTGGATCTTGTTTTGCTGGACGCTGAAAAACCGTTTGGAAACGGAAGGCTTTTTCCGCGAGGCACGCTCAGGGAAGAGACGGCCGCGTTGAACCGCAGCAGTGCGGTCGTGTTGACAAGGGCCGATGGGGACACGGCGCGGCAAGCCGATGCCGTTGGGCGTATCGCACCGGGAAAGCCCGTGTTCCAGAGTCGTCACCAACCGTTCATTGCCCATGTCATTCCGGGAAAAAGGGATGCCGGGTCGGCTATCCGGCCCGCAGAGGAATCCGGCAGCCTGCAGATTCTCAGGGGCCGATCCGGGTATCTCTTTTCCGGTATCGCCGACAACACGCGCTTTTACAGGACGGTGGAAGCGGCCGGCAACCGGGTTTGCGGAGCCTCTTTTTTTGAGGATCATCATCGCTACGCTCCCAGGGAGCTCGAGACGATTATCGAGTCGGCCATCGAAAGCCGTGCCGGGCTGATCGTGACGACTGAAAAGGATCTTTCAAGAATTCCACCCGGTGTGGAATGGCCCGTGGACCTGGTGGCCGTGGGTGTCGAAATCCATTTTCCGGACGACACTTTTGACCGGTACATCCGGCAGCGACTGGAGCCTCTGGGTTGACATCGTCGGTCCGGATCGGAACCTTGGATTCCCGGCCGGGCAGGCACGAGTTCTGACTTGTATTTTTCCGTTAAAGAAAATATGTAGCTGTCGACGCTTGGCAGGGCAGGGTTAATTCTAGAGCATTTGCCATATATATGTTCCGTTTCAACATTGGATTGGAAGGTGGCAAGTTTATTTTTCAAAGCACCGTATCGTCAATATTCTGCACGGCTGTCGCAGTGCCCTGCCGGATTGATGGTGTTTCCACTGTCCGATGTTGTTAAAAATCTGCACTTTTTCATCAACAATCCGGCGGACACAGGCTATGCCTTGGATTGATAGGGTGATTTGAAAAAATAACCCGCCACCCGCTTAGGGCATGCGGAACGGTATTCTGACAAACACGATAATCATAGACAGGGGAGTGTCGCATGGAGATAGTGGGCAGGCTGCGGGTATACGGCGTTCAGGCCTATTTTTTCATGTTTTTTTTCATCCTTTTTTTCAGGCACAAAAACATCGATCTTGTGCGGATCCCTTTTTTTCTTCTCATCATCTGGCAGATGTTCAAAAAAAAGCTGTCGCCGAAATTTTTGATCGACCCGGTCTCCGTCGCTATTTTTTCATTTGTTCTGACAGCAGCCGTCAGCAATACCATCAACGGTATTCCGCTGGACGAGATCGTAAAAATCGCCAACTGGCTGTTCCCCTTCTACCTCGGGAAGTACGTTATCATGAGATGCCCGGAGATCGAGCTGGAGAACATTTTGTCCTGTCTCCTGATCTGTGCGACGGCTTTTTCCGTCATTGGAATAGCGGGGTACCTGATGGGGTGGGACACCATCTTCGGCCGGCCGCTTTTCGATGCGGGGCGGTACCGGTTCACCATCAGTGGAACGAACCGGGCCGGGTTCTACCTGGGGATTTCTCTGGTGCTGGGTACCTATTTTTTTGTCCGGCGGAAAATCTCCTTCGACGTCAAGTACCTCCTGGCCGTTTTCTGCTGGATGACGATTTTTGCTTCGCTCTTTCTGATCAAGG
This is a stretch of genomic DNA from Deltaproteobacteria bacterium. It encodes these proteins:
- the lpxK gene encoding tetraacyldisaccharide 4'-kinase, translating into MNVKRHIEAIMRGETDAGPAWIPSALSAVAFLYAAGVKLRKSAYAKSWLKTRRLDCMVISVGNLTLGGTGKTPMTIYLARLLRSYGHRVVVINRGYKGTAQERGGVVSDGKVVSMQASACGDEAFMMAGSLKNVPVLVGRDRHAVGKKAIELFNPQVILLDDAFQHVRLYRDLDLVLLDAEKPFGNGRLFPRGTLREETAALNRSSAVVLTRADGDTARQADAVGRIAPGKPVFQSRHQPFIAHVIPGKRDAGSAIRPAEESGSLQILRGRSGYLFSGIADNTRFYRTVEAAGNRVCGASFFEDHHRYAPRELETIIESAIESRAGLIVTTEKDLSRIPPGVEWPVDLVAVGVEIHFPDDTFDRYIRQRLEPLG